The Streptococcus respiraculi sequence CGTAGTGGCAATTTCTCACGGAGCGCAGCCTCATCAATTTGGATAATCTTGATACCAGCCGTCTCTAGGTCCAGTACCTCTTCCTTAATCGCAAGGGCAATCTGTAAAGTAGATTCCTTAATCGAAATATCTTCACGCGGGAAAGACCAGTTAAGAATGGTCACAGGGCCCGTCAGCATGCCCTTGACAGGCTTCGTTGTTCTACTTTGTGCATAGCTGGACCATTTGACGGTAATCGGCTGTAAGCGCGTAACATCCCCCCATATGATTGGTGGCTTCACACCACGCAGACCGTAGGATTGGACCCAGCCGTTCTTACTAAAGAGGTAGCCAGACAGGTTTTGTCCGAAGTATTCTACCATGTCGTTGCGCTCAAATTCACCATGAACCAAAACATCAAAGCCAACTTCTTCCTGCCAGTTAATCCAATCATCAATCTGTTTTGCGAGAAATTTATCGTATTCTTGAGCGGACAAATTCCCTTTGCGGAAGGCCAGCCGGTTTGCTCGAACCTCTTCTGTCTGCGGGAAGGAGCCAATGGTGGTCGTTGGCAATTCTGGCAAGTTGAGGCGTTTAGCCTGTAGCTTCTCCCGCTCGCTAAAGGCTGGTAAGCGGGTATAATCCGCTTCTGTCAAACCTGCGATGCGACGTGCCAAGTCTGTGTTTTTGCCAACACGTTCTGTGTCAAACAAGACCTTGTTCTTTTCTAAAATCTCTTTTTCGCCACTTGTCACAATGGCGTCCAAGTCACGGAGTTCCGCTAGTTTTTCCACCGCAAAGGCAAAATGCTCTAAGACATCTGCTTCAAATGTTTCATTGGCTGTGGTAAATGGTACGTGGAGTAGCGAACAAGAGGTGTTTAGCACGATATTGTCAGCAGGAATCTTCTCTAAAATCGCAAGGCTCTTTTCGTAGTTGTTGCGCCAGATATTTTTCCCATTGACAATACCTGCATAGAGGACTTTATCTGCTGGGAAACCTGTTGAGACGAGGTCAAGCGTCTTTTTCCCCTCGACAAAGTCTAGCCCCAGGCCGTCAATTGGTAAGGCAATCAAGTCGTCATAGACATCTCGCACATCGCCAAAATAGGTTTGGACAAGGACAGACAAGCCCTTTTTATCAGCTAAGAGTTTGGTATAAAGATTTACGAAAAGGGCCTTTTCATTAGCTGCTATATCCTTGACTAAACTCGGCTCATCGAGCTGAATGTTTTCAGCACCAAGTCCTGCTAATCTTTCAAAGACTGCTTGATAGGTAGTGACAATGTCATCAAGATAATCAGTAGCTACCGTACCTTCTTCATAGTCTGCTAATTGGAGGAAGGTAAATGGTCCAATCAGAACAGGACGTGTTAGTAACCCTTGGGCTTTTGCTTCTGTAAATTCCTCAAAAATTTTCTGGCTAGCTAGTTCTACTTTTGTATCTTTTTCAAATTTCGGAACGATATAGTGGTAGTTAGTATTGAACCATTTTTTCATCGGGAGGGCTCTGACATCTCCTTTTTCCCCCTGATAGCCACGTGCAAGAGCAAAGTAACGTTCCAAGTCTGTCAAGTCTAAATCCTGCACTGTTTTTGGAATCACATTGAGCAAGAATGCGGTATCTAGGACATTGTCATAATGAGAGAAATCGTTGCTAGGGATTTCTGAAATCCCAGCTTTTTTGACCAAGTCCCAGTGCTTGCTGCGGAGGTCCTTAGCAGTTTCCAGCAATTTTGCTTCACCAATTTCTCCTCTGAAGTATTTTTCCGTTGTAAATTTTAACTCACGAAACTCGCCCAAACGTGGAAATCCAATAATTGTTGTTGCCATAAGAAGCCTCCAAATCTTTTTCTTGACACTATCCTAACAGAAAATAGTGCATTTGTATAATTGAAAATGATTAGGAATAGATATAGCTATAAACTATATAACATTTTGTGTTATTTCAGTAAAATAGAGAAAATGATATAGTTTTTAAAAATGATTGCACATAAGATGGTATGAAAAGTGATAAAATCTGAGGCTGTTTATTCCAAAAGATAAAAAATTTTAAAGAGCCGATAAAACATCTATATTAGACAGAGGGAATGGCGCATGATACTATAACAGATACATCCATAGAAAGGTGGCATGAAGATGAAAAAAGTGATTGTCGGAATTACAGGAAATGAAAAGGAAATGCCACTCATGTCTGGCTTGACCTATGTTGCGGTGGCGAAGGATTTGGCTGAAGGGGTGAAAGCTGCGGGTGGTCTGCCAATTGTCATTCCAATTGGGACACCTGAAATGGCGAAAGATTATATTCAGATGATTGATAAATTAATTCTCTCAGGAGGACAGCATGTCAGTCCACAATTTTATGGTGAAGAGCAGTTAATCAATAGTGATGATTATTTACTCGAGCGAGATCAATTTGAACTGGCCTTAATCAAAGAGGCATTGAAACAAGAAAAACCAATTTTTGCTGTTTGTCGTGGTATGCAACTGTTAAATGTTGCGCTAGGTGGTAGTTTGAAGCAAGATGTCAAACACCATTGGCAGCCACAATTAGAGGGAACATTGCATAGTTTGCAGGTAAGACCAAATAGTCGTGTGAGCCGACTCTTTGCCGAGGGGAGCCAAATCAATTCTTTTCATCATCAAAGTATCAAGGATTTGGCACCTGTGTTAAAGGTGACGGCTCGTGATCCGCGTGATGGGACTATTGAAGCTGTAGAAGGGCGTGGGAGATTACCGATTTTAGCAGTCCAGTGGCATCCAGAATTTTTATGCAGGGATTGTGACAGTAACCGACAGTTGTTTGACTACCTCGTTCACCGGCTGTAGGAGCTTGGCCATAAGAAAATAGAAAACAGAGTGAGGACAATTGAGACTGGGCAGTCAAGATTCTCCTCGCTTTTTGTATCCGCTGTCACACTTTAGAGCACATATCTAGTGGCTTTTTTCTAGCCTTAGGAGTAGACTATAGGTAAAGAGGGTTCGTGTTTCTAGCTTAACTTGATGGAAGGAGGCTGTACCATGTTTGAATCTACTCTACCTCATATTAAAAAATATTATCCCCTGCTCATCATTTTAGGTTTTCTTTTCTGGATTAGTCCCTTCTTTCTTCCAGACGAGATGACTATTACAACGCAAAATCATCTTGGTTGGGGTTATGTTGTGACCTTGTTTATTTTGCCGATATTAGGTGCGCTCAGCTTTCCATTTTCTCTTTATTTCAAAGAGAAGAAGTGGATGCTACCGAGTCTAATGCTCTTACTAGCTTTTCCGATTTCAATCTGTATTCAGATTTTTCTGCTTTTCTTCTTTTAAGGAGGCCTTTTATGTTACACGCACTTTCTCAATTCAGTAAAAAACACACGTCACATCTCATCTTGCTAGGATTTTTTGTCTTGATTGCATCGGTTTTAATACTCGTTACCCCTAAAGTGGTACGAGCTCTATTTTTAGCAGTAACAGATTGGCACACGGTTACAATCGTTTGGTTGGTTCCAATTATCGGTGTCCTTGCCCTTCTTTGTTCTCTCTATCTCAAACGCAAGAAATACCTATTTTTCAGTCCTTGCTTAATCTTTGCCCAACCGCTTTTCTATCTTCTGTGGGTTGCAAGTTTTTATCTCTTTGTTTGGGGATACGGTGTGATTCATTGGCTATATAGTTTCTTTCATTAAGGCGTATAGCCTAGCCTTGCAGTTGAATGTCGTGCTAGGCAAGGAGTTGCAGGCAAAACTTGAGTTAGCTAAGGATTATGGTATACCCCTATTTTCAACAAGGCTGAGACAAAAGTGTCCAGCCTTGCTTCTTTTATAGTTTTAACAGTTTGAAGCTTGTAAAACGTCGAGAAATCAGCATTCTATTAGAAGAGGCTAGCGAACGTTTTTTTACTACCTTTATTTCCAGTCTTCAACAGTCCATTGGACTGTTGAAGCAAGACACGTTAACGATGTAATCAATGCTAACGGATATAGCTATAGTTAAAAACTATAGAGTTTACAAAATACCCATAAAAGATTTTTAAGTGGCACATAAAAATTCTATATTGGTCAAATAGTGGCTCTTGTGATAAGCTATGTATAGTTCATTTTTAAGGAGTGTAAAATTATGAAATTGAAAAAATTAGCTAGCTTAGCAGTAGTTGCTTTTGCTTCAGTTGCAGCTTTGGCAGCATGTGGTTCAGGAGCTTCAAAAGATGATAATGTTCTTCACATCGGTGTGATGAGTTTAAGCGGATCAGAAGAAGCACGTTGGGATAAGGTTCAAGAGCTTCTTGGTGATAAGGTAAAATTAGAGTTCACTCAGTTCACAGACTACTCACAACCAAATAAGGCGGTAGCTGAAAATGAAGTTGATATCAATGCCTTCCAGCACTACAACTTCTTAGAAAATTGGAACAAGGAAAATGGGGAAGACCTAGTAGCAGTTGCTGATACCTATATCTCTCCAATCCGCCTTTATTCTGGTACAGAAAAAGGAAAAAACAAATACAAGTCTGTCGATGAAATTCCAGACGGATCTGAAATTGCAGTACCAAATGACCCAACCAATGAAAGCCGTGCGCTTTACCTTCTTCAATCAGCAGGTTTGATTAAACTAGATGTATCTGGCAAAGAATTAGCAACCGTTGTTAACATCAAAGAAAATCCTAAGAAGTTGAAAGTGACAGAATTAGATGCTAGCCAAACAGCGAGCTCGCTTCCATCTGTTGCAGCTGCAGTGGTAAACAATAACTTTGTTCGTGACGCAGGACTTGACTACAAGAATGCCCTTTACAAAGAACAAAAAGATGAAAATTCACACCAATGGTATAACTTGATTGCAGCGAAAAGCGATTGGGAAAAATCACCAAAAGCAGATGCGATCAAAGAATTGGTGAAAGCATTCCATACAGACGAAGTGAAAAAAGTCGTTGAAGAATCTTCTGACGGCATGGACGAACCAGTTTGGTAAAAAAGACAAAATGCTATGGTGGATATCCTCATAGCATTTTCTGTTCATCATGCATACTGACATATACCTAATGCTTATTGAAATTCAAAAATAATCAACGTACTCATCATTAACAATCTTAAAACATATAAATTGCTTACATTGACAACATTAAGATAGTGATTGGGTTAGTTTGAAAATATGGTAAGCCGAAGGTGTTTGCACATAGGCTATTGTTGATAGTAGTAGAGTATAAATAGTAGAAATTTCTATTTTTGATAGATTCTTAGGTAGTGCAGACGCAATATAGAGTATGATATAATAGGACTAGAGAAAAGTGGTAGCTGAACCCCGACAAGGAGAAAGAATGGCAAGACAAGCAGAACAAATTAAAAAATTTGAAGCAGATGCGATTACACAGGCTTATTTTGAAAAGTTGAAGGTATTGATTTCCAAGAAGTCGATTTTTGCGCAGCAGATTGGACTTTTGGATGTAGCGACCTATCTGAAGGAAATCTTTGAGGAAGCAGGAGCCGAGGTGGTCTTGGATGACAGTTATGCAGCGCCATTTGTCATGGCAACTTTTACTAGTCCTTATCCAGATGCCAAGACCTTGATTTTCTACAACCACTATGATACGGTGCCTGCTGACGGAGATCAGGTTTGGACGGATCAACCTTTTGAACTCAGTATAAGAGACGGCTATATCTATGGTCGTGGGGTGGACGATGACAAGGGGCATATCACGGCTCGTTTGTCAGCAGTACAGAAATACCTTGCTCAGCACGAGACGCTTCCAGTCAATATCATCTTTATCATGGAAGGAGCAGAAGAATCCGCTTCGGTTGATTTGGAAAAATATCTGGAAAAATACCAGCCCCACTTGGTCGGAGCTGACTTGCTAGTGTGGGAACAGGGCTCTCGTAATGTCTTAGGGCAGTTAGAAATTTCAGGTGGCAATAAGGGAATTGTGACCTTTGATGTTACGGTGAAAAGTGCGGATTTAGATATTCATTCGTCCTACGGCGGGGTAATTGATTCGGCTAGCTGTTATTTGATGTCCGCTCTTCAGTCCATGCGAGACAGGGACGGCCGTATCCTTGTTGACGGTATTTATGAGCAGGTAGAAGAACCTAACGAACGTGAACTGGCCTTAGTGGAAGAATTTGCCCTAGCAACCAGTGAGTCAGTGACCGATATTTATGGCTTGACCCTGCCGACCTTGGTCTCAGACAGAAGAGCATTCTTGAAACGTCTTTATTTTGAGCCGTCTATGACCATTGAAGGATTTTCAACAGGCTACCTAGGAAAGGGTGTGAAGACCATTATTCCTGCTGAGGCTCGTGCGAAAATGGAAGTGCGCTTGGTGCCAGGTTTAGAGCCGCATGACATCTTGGATAAGATTCGTAAGCACCTAGTAAAACACGGTTTTGAGAAGGTAGAAGTGACTTTTACTCTTGGTGAAATGAGTTACCGTAGCGACATGTCTGCGCCAGCTATTTTGAATGTCATTGAGCTTGCAAAACGCTTGACGCCAGAAGGAGTGGCAGTGCTTCCGACCTCACCGGGGACAGGTCCTATGCACACGGTCTTTCATGCCTTGGGAGTTCCGATTGCAGGATTTGGCCTGGGAAATGCCAATAGCCGTGACCATGCAGGCGATGAAAATGTCAGCATTGCAGACTATTACAGCCATATCGAATTAGTAGAGGAGTTAATTGCAAGTTATGCGTAAGGAGATTATTACACTAGACAATATTGATGTGACTTTTCATCAGAAGAAACGCACCATTGAAGCGGTGAAAGATGTCACGATTCATATTGAACAAGGCGATATCTATGGGATTGTTGGCTATTCAGGTGCTGGGAAGTCAACCTTGGTGCGGGTGATTAACCTCTTGCAGGTGCCCACTGCTGGTCGCATTTGTATCAATGATGACGTCATTTTTGAGGGCAGTAAGGTGACCTTGAATGCCGCTCAATTGCGGACCAAACGCCGCGAAATCGGGATGATTTTTCAACATTTCAATCTAATGGCTCAGATGACAGCTGCCGAAAATGTAGCCTTTGCCTTGAAACATTCGGGCTTGTCTAAGGAAGAAAAAAAGGCCAAGGTAGCGAAACTCTTGGACTTGGTTGGCCTAGCAGACCGAGCTGAGAATTACCCAGCCCAGCTTTCGGGTGGTCAAAAGCAACGTGTAGCCATTGCCCGTGCTCTTGCCAACGATCCGAAAATCTTGATTTCTGACGAGTCGACTTCTGCCCTTGATCCAAAAACCACCAAGCAGATTTTGGCCTTGTTGCAAGAACTCAACGAAAAATTGGGCTTGACTATTGTCATGATTACCCATGAAATGCAGATTGTCAAGGATATTTGTAACCGAGTAGCTGTTATGCAGGATGGACGTTTGATTGAAGAGGGGTCTGTTTTAGAGATTTTCACGCATCCAAAAGAAGTACTGACACAAGACTTTATCAAAACAGCAACAGGAATCGATGAAGCCTTGGTGAAAATCTATCAGCAAGATATTGTCAAATACCTGCCAGAAGACAGTCTCTTGGTTCAGTTTAAGTACGCAGGTTCTGCAACTGACACGGCGATTATCAATGATTTGTATAAGACCTACCAAGTGTCGGCCAATATCTTGTATGGAAATATTGAGATTTTAGATCATACACCGGTTGGAGAAATGGTCTTAATTTTAACAGGTCATCAAGAACAGTTACGTGAGGCCTTGACTGCTGTGACCACGGCTAATGTAGAGGTGATGATTTTGAAAGGAGAACTATAGGATGAATGAATTACTTTCGTGGATTCAGGCCAATTTTCCCCACATTTACAAAATGGGTTGGGGTGGACAAACGGGCTGGGGAACCGCTATTTACAGTACCTTTTATATGACCTTTGTTTCCTTTGGAATCGGTGGTGCGATGGGCTTGATTTCAGGTTTATTCCTTGTCTTGACAGGTCCGCGCGGTATTGCGGAAAATCGTGGCGTTTTTTGGATTTTGGATAAGGTGGCTTCTGTCTTACGTGGGATTCCCTTTATCATCTTGCTTTCAGCTATCTCACCTGTTACCAGAGCGATTGTCGGAACGTCAATCGGGATGAATGCAGCCCTTGTGCCCTTGTCTTTGTCTGTCTATCCGTTCTTTGCCCGTCAGGTTCAGGTAGTTCTTTCAGAGTTGGACGGTGGGGTGATTGAGGCAGCCCAAGCGTCGGGTGCTACCTTTGGCGATTTGATTATGGTCTATTTCCGTGAAGGATTACCAGACTTGATCCGCGTGACAACTCTAACCTTGATTTCCCTTGTTGGCTATACAGCTATGGCTGGAGCAATTGGAGCAGGTGGGTTGGGACAAGTGGCTCTTTCATATGGCTATTTACGCTCAAATGATGATGTTACTTTCCTTGCGACACTTCTTATTCTGATTTTTATCTTTGTTATCCAATTTGTGGGCGATTTGATCACCCGAAAAATTAGTCATAAATAAGACAAAATCAAGAGTTATTGAAAGAAGTAAAAAACTTTCCTAATTTAAGTTTCGATTTCCGATTTTCGGAAGCGGAGCGAGCCTCATCAGATACTTTTTGATGTGGTAAAAGTAGCACAAAAGAACTTTTTCAATTTAAAACCAAGCGCCTTGCTTGGTTTTTTGCTATACTAGATTTAGTAAACGAATAGGAGGACGACATGAAAACATATACAATGAATAACGGGCTCACCATTCCAGCACTTGGCTTTGGAACTTATTTGTCAAAAGATGGGGACGAAGTCTACAACGCGGTGCGTAAGGCTTTGGAAGTGGGCTACCGCCATATTGACACAGCAGCTTTTTATGGTAATGAGGAGAGTATCGGACGAGCGATTAAGGATTCGGGAATTGCTCGTGAGGAGCTCTATATTACGACTAAATTGTGGAATGATGCGCATGGATATGAGGAAGCAAAGGCTGCCTTTGCCTTGTCTATGGAAAAATTGCAGTTGGACTATCTTGACTTGTACCTGATTCACTGGCCAAATCCAGCAGGCATTCGGGACCGTTGGCAAGAAGCCAATGCTGCTGCTTGGCGGGGCATGGAAGAGTTGGTTGCAGAAGGGAAAATCCGTTCCATCGGTGTCAGCAATTTCATGGTGCGTCACATGGATGAGCTCTTAAAAACAGCAACCATTATCCCTGCGGTCAATCAAATTCGTCTAGCACCTGGTGTTTATCAAGAGGAGATTGTCGAGTATTGCCGTGAGAAAAACATTGTCATCGAGGCTTGGAGTCCGCTCGGTCGTGGGGAACTATTTAACCATCCAACCATGCTGGCCCTCGCTGAAAAATATGGAAAAACGGTAGCTCAAGTAGCACTTGCTTGGTCATGGGCTCAAGGATTTTTACCTCTACCAAAATCAGTGACAGACAGCCGAATTGTAGAAAATCTGGATTTTGAAGACATTGCCTTGTCAGAGGAAGATATCGTAGCTATCACAGCCATTACAGGTGTGACAGGAGCCTACAATCCAGATGAAGTGAATTTCTAGTATACCAACAGGAGCTTGTCTTGTTCACTCCCTAGAAATTTTTTACAGAGTATGGATAGACAGCCGAAGGATTTTCTGCTATACTAGCAGATAAGAAAGAGGGTCGCTTGGTACAGCCTTTAGCGAGTTTGGGACAGTGAAAGCCAAACGGAAAGTCAGAGTGATTGGCGCTTTCTCAAGCATTTTTAAGAACAAAATGAAGTAATAAATTAGGGTGGAACCGCGTTTCAACGCCCCTATGGAAACATAGGAGTGTTGGCGCGTTTTTTGATTTTTCTGCGTGTGGCATGAAGACACCCGACATTTATCACGCTCAAATAGAAAGAGAGAAAAGCATGTCTAACAAATTAACTTTTCACCTTGCCAAAGTTGCTAACAAACCTAAAGGGTTGAGCAACTAACGGCAATCGCTATGGCGAATTGCCTAGGCTATGCACTTGTTTTCCTTTCAAAAGATGGTTGTTTTTGAAAGAAAAACGTCGCAAATGATAAGTATTAAGAAAGAGAGAAACCAATGTCTAACAAATTAACCTTTCAAGAGATTATTCTGACCTTGCAACAGTTTTGGAATGAGCAGGGCTGTATGTTGATGCAGGCTTATGATACGGAAAAAGGGGCGGGAACGATGAGTCCTTACACTTTCTTGCGTGCTATTGGTCCTGAACCGTGGAATGCAGCTTATGTTGAGCCAAGTCGTCGCCCAGCAGACGGTCGTTACGGAGAAAATCCTAACCGTCTCTACCAGCACCACCAATTCCAAGTGGTCATGAAACCAAGTCCAAGCAATATTCAAGAATTGTATTTGGAATCTTTGGAGCGCCTTGGGATCAATCCTTTGGAGCACGACATTCGCTTTGTAGAAGACAACTGGGAAAATCCGTCGACTGGTTCAGCAGGTTTGGGCTGGGAAGTCTGGCTTGACGGTATGGAAATCACCCAATTTACCTATTTTCAACAGGTTGGGGGGCTTGCAACAGCTCCTGTTACAGCCGAGGTGACTTACGGTTTGGAGCGTCTAGCTTCTTATATCCAAGAGGTGGACTCGGTCTATGACATCGAGTGGGCTGACGGGGTCAAATACGGGGAAATCTTCCTCCAACCAGAATATGAGCATTCAAAATACAGTTTTGAAATCAGCGACCAAGACTTGCTTCTAGCGAACTTTGAAAAATTTGAAGTAGAAGCAAAACGTTGTCTTGACGAGCACTTGGTGCACCCTGCCTTTGACTATGTCTTGAAATGTTCGCATACCTTTAATCTGCTCGACGCACGTGGTGCGGTTTCAGTAACCGAGCGGGCAGGCTATATCGCACGGATTAGAAACCTAGCGCGCGTGGTCGCAAAGACCTTTGTGGCAGAAAGAAAACGCCTTGGTTATCCGCTGTTGGATGAAACAACAAGAGCGCAATTATTAGCAGAGGAGGCAGAATAAGATGGCTAAAAATTTACTGGTAGAACTTGGCTTAGAAGAGATCCCAGCTTACATTGTGACGCCTGCCATGGTGCAGTTGAAAGACCGCATGGCACAATTTTTGACAGATAACCGCTTGGATTTTGAAGAGGTTGAGATGTTTTCAACCCCTCGTCGTTTAGCAGTGCGTGTCCGTGGCTTGGCAGATCAGCAAGAGGATTTGACAGAAGATTTCAAAGGCCCAAGCAAGAAAATTGCCTTGGACGCTGATGGGAATTTCACCAAAGCGGCAGAAGGTTTTGTCCGTGGTAAGGGCCTCACGATCGCAGACATCACCTTCCGAGAAATCAAAGGGGAAGAATATGTCTATGTGACCAAGCACGAAAAAGGAAAATCAGCCAAGGAAGTTTTGACTGGTATTCCAGAGGTGCTTGCTTCTATGACCTTCCCAGTCAGCATGCACTGGGCTTCTAACAAATTTGAATACATCCGCCCTGTTCATACTTTGACAGTCTTGTTAGATGATGAAGCGCTGAAGATGAATTTCCTTGATATTTCATCAAGTCGTATCAGTCGCGGTCATCGTTTCCTTGGTCATGAAACAGAAATTGCGACAGCAGACAGCTACGAAGATGACTTGCGGAAGGAATTTGTCATTACAGATAGCACAGAGCGCGAACAGATGATTGTTGAGCAAATCAGAGCGATTGAAAAAGCGCACGATGTGGTTGTTGAGATTGACCAAGACTTGCTCAATGAAGTCTTGAACTTGGTCGAATACCCGACTGCCTTCATGGGAGCTTTTGATGCCAAATACCTCGAAGTTCCAGAAGAAGTTTTGGTAACTTCAATGAAGAATCACCAACGCTACTTTGTTGTCCGTGATAAGACGGGTAAACTCCTTGCGAACTTCATCTCTGTCCGCAACGGAAATGCGGAGTTTCTGGACAATGTCATCAAAGGGAATGAGAAAGTCTTGGTAGCACGTTTGGAAGACGGTGAATTCTTCTGGCGGGAAGACCAAAAATTAGAGATTGCAGACCTTGTGGAGCGCCTGAAAGCCGTGACCTTCCATGAGAAGATTGGCTCCCTTTATGAACATATGGGGCGTACAGCAGCTATTAGCGCTCTCTTGGCTGATCAAGCTGGGCTTTCTGAAGAGGAAAAGACAGACCTTGCGCGTGCAGCAGCTATTTACAAATTTGACCTCTTGACCGGCATGGTCGGTGAATTTGACGAATTGCAAGGGATCATGGGAGAGAAATACGCTCTTCTTGCAGGGGAGACACCAGCCGTTGCGGCAGCTATTCGGGAGCATTACCTGCCAAACAGTGCAGAAGGTGCTCTTCCTGAAACGAAGGTAGGAGCAGTCCTTGCCCTTGCAGATAAATTAGACACGATTTTGTCCTTCTTCTCCGTTGGCTTGATTCCAAGTGGCTCCAATGACCCATATGCCCTTCGTCGTGCAACCCAAGGTGTGGTACGGATTTTGGAGGCCTTTGGCTGGACGATTGCCATTGATGAATTGGTAGAAAAACTCTACGCTCTTGAACATGATAGCCTTGCCTATGAACATCAGACAGAAGTGCTTGATTTCTTCCGCGCTCGTGTAGAGAAAATGATGGATAAGAGTATACCGAAAGACATTGTGATAGCGGTCTTAAACAGCACCAACTTTGTAGTCAGTGCCATGATTGAAACAGCTCATCTTTTGTCAGAAAAAGCCAAAACAGTAGCTTTCAAATCAGCGGTTGAAAGCCTCTCTCGTGCCTTTAACTTGGCAGAAAAAGCAGAGTCAGCCATGGTAGTAGATAGCAGTCTCTTTGAAAATGCTGAGGAAAAAGCTTTGGCAGAAGCTATAGAGAAGATTTCCTTGACTACAGACTTGGCAAGTGATATCGACAAACTCTTTGCTCTTCAACCAGTGATTGACGCTTTCTTTGACAATACCATGGTCATGGTCGACGACGAAGCCGTGAAGAATAACCGCTTGGCTTTACTTGCAGCATTGACCACCAAGGCACAACAGGTTGCCCAATTTAACCAAATCAATACCAAATAGGAGGAAAAATGGAGCAAGCAAAGATTGATCGGATCAATGAATTAGCCAAAAAGAAAAAAGAAGTTGGCTTGACAGAAGAGGAAGTAAAGGAGCAAGCGGCCCTTCGTGAAGAGTACATCGAAGG is a genomic window containing:
- the glyS gene encoding glycine--tRNA ligase subunit beta; this encodes MAKNLLVELGLEEIPAYIVTPAMVQLKDRMAQFLTDNRLDFEEVEMFSTPRRLAVRVRGLADQQEDLTEDFKGPSKKIALDADGNFTKAAEGFVRGKGLTIADITFREIKGEEYVYVTKHEKGKSAKEVLTGIPEVLASMTFPVSMHWASNKFEYIRPVHTLTVLLDDEALKMNFLDISSSRISRGHRFLGHETEIATADSYEDDLRKEFVITDSTEREQMIVEQIRAIEKAHDVVVEIDQDLLNEVLNLVEYPTAFMGAFDAKYLEVPEEVLVTSMKNHQRYFVVRDKTGKLLANFISVRNGNAEFLDNVIKGNEKVLVARLEDGEFFWREDQKLEIADLVERLKAVTFHEKIGSLYEHMGRTAAISALLADQAGLSEEEKTDLARAAAIYKFDLLTGMVGEFDELQGIMGEKYALLAGETPAVAAAIREHYLPNSAEGALPETKVGAVLALADKLDTILSFFSVGLIPSGSNDPYALRRATQGVVRILEAFGWTIAIDELVEKLYALEHDSLAYEHQTEVLDFFRARVEKMMDKSIPKDIVIAVLNSTNFVVSAMIETAHLLSEKAKTVAFKSAVESLSRAFNLAEKAESAMVVDSSLFENAEEKALAEAIEKISLTTDLASDIDKLFALQPVIDAFFDNTMVMVDDEAVKNNRLALLAALTTKAQQVAQFNQINTK
- the glyQ gene encoding glycine--tRNA ligase subunit alpha; the protein is MSNKLTFQEIILTLQQFWNEQGCMLMQAYDTEKGAGTMSPYTFLRAIGPEPWNAAYVEPSRRPADGRYGENPNRLYQHHQFQVVMKPSPSNIQELYLESLERLGINPLEHDIRFVEDNWENPSTGSAGLGWEVWLDGMEITQFTYFQQVGGLATAPVTAEVTYGLERLASYIQEVDSVYDIEWADGVKYGEIFLQPEYEHSKYSFEISDQDLLLANFEKFEVEAKRCLDEHLVHPAFDYVLKCSHTFNLLDARGAVSVTERAGYIARIRNLARVVAKTFVAERKRLGYPLLDETTRAQLLAEEAE